One window of the Oncorhynchus clarkii lewisi isolate Uvic-CL-2024 chromosome 19, UVic_Ocla_1.0, whole genome shotgun sequence genome contains the following:
- the LOC139374868 gene encoding DNA polymerase delta subunit 4 isoform X1 has product MSVENTPSLSVCLSAMTAKRAALITDSYKVVKRSRREEKREKRAPSPPQKDTEPRPLTAREIELQELRQFDQDWRYGPCTGISRLQRWERAAQHGLNPPQEIRDMLLSADTDPDYTHCLWSDYPL; this is encoded by the exons ATGTCAGTAGAAAacacaccctctctgtctgtctgtctgtcagctatGACGGCCAAACGTGCAGCTCTGATCACCGACTCCTACAAGGTGGTAAAGAGAtccaggagagaggagaagagggagaagagggccCCATCGCCTCCCCAGAAGG ACACTGAGCCGCGCCCCCTCACGGCCAGAGAGATAGAGCTGCAGGAGCTGAGGCAGTTTGACCAGGACTGGCGGTATGGACCCTGCACAG gTATCAGTCGCTTGCAGCGGTGGGAGAGAGCTGCACAGCATGGGTTAAACCCCCCTCAGGAGATCAGAGATATGCTACTTAGCGCAGACACAGACCCGGACTACACACACTG CCTGTGGAGTGACTATCCATTGTGA
- the LOC139374868 gene encoding DNA polymerase delta subunit 4 isoform X2, with translation MTAKRAALITDSYKVVKRSRREEKREKRAPSPPQKDTEPRPLTAREIELQELRQFDQDWRYGPCTGISRLQRWERAAQHGLNPPQEIRDMLLSADTDPDYTHCLWSDYPL, from the exons atGACGGCCAAACGTGCAGCTCTGATCACCGACTCCTACAAGGTGGTAAAGAGAtccaggagagaggagaagagggagaagagggccCCATCGCCTCCCCAGAAGG ACACTGAGCCGCGCCCCCTCACGGCCAGAGAGATAGAGCTGCAGGAGCTGAGGCAGTTTGACCAGGACTGGCGGTATGGACCCTGCACAG gTATCAGTCGCTTGCAGCGGTGGGAGAGAGCTGCACAGCATGGGTTAAACCCCCCTCAGGAGATCAGAGATATGCTACTTAGCGCAGACACAGACCCGGACTACACACACTG CCTGTGGAGTGACTATCCATTGTGA